From the genome of Pseudomonas sp. Teo4, one region includes:
- the rimO gene encoding 30S ribosomal protein S12 methylthiotransferase RimO, whose protein sequence is MSTTPATPKVGFVSLGCPKALVDSERILTQLRMEGYEVVPTYEDADVVVVNTCGFIDSAKAESLEVIGEAIKENGKVIVTGCMGVDEGNIRDVHPSVLSVTGPQQYEQVVNAVHEVVPPRQDHNPLIDLVPPQGVKLTPRHYAYLKISEGCNHSCSFCIIPSMRGKLVSRPVGEVLSEAERLVKAGVKEILVISQDTSAYGVDVKYKTDFWNGRPVKTRMLELCEALSSLGAWVRLHYVYPYPNVDDVIPLMAAGKILPYLDIPFQHASPKVLKSMKRPAFEDRTLARIKNWREQCPELVIRSTFIVGFPGETEEDFQYLLDWLTEAQLDRVGCFQYSPVEGAPANDLGLEEVPDDVKQERWDRFMAHQQAISAARLQLRIGKEIEVLIDEVEEQGSVGRSFFDAPEIDGSVFIDGDHGFKPGDKVRCRVVDADEYDMWAEPI, encoded by the coding sequence ATGTCCACCACTCCCGCCACGCCGAAGGTCGGCTTTGTTTCCCTGGGTTGCCCCAAGGCCCTGGTCGATTCCGAGCGCATCCTGACCCAACTGCGCATGGAAGGTTATGAAGTCGTGCCCACCTACGAGGACGCCGACGTAGTGGTGGTCAACACCTGCGGCTTCATCGACAGCGCCAAGGCCGAGTCGCTTGAAGTGATCGGCGAAGCGATCAAGGAAAACGGCAAGGTCATCGTCACCGGCTGCATGGGTGTCGACGAAGGCAACATCCGCGACGTGCACCCGAGCGTGCTGTCGGTCACCGGCCCGCAGCAGTACGAGCAGGTGGTCAACGCCGTGCACGAAGTAGTGCCGCCGCGCCAGGACCACAACCCGCTGATCGACCTGGTACCGCCGCAGGGGGTCAAGCTGACCCCGCGTCACTACGCCTACCTGAAGATTTCCGAAGGCTGCAACCACAGCTGCAGCTTCTGCATCATTCCATCGATGCGCGGCAAGCTGGTCAGCCGCCCGGTGGGTGAAGTGCTGAGCGAGGCCGAGCGCCTGGTCAAGGCCGGCGTCAAGGAGATCCTGGTGATTTCCCAGGACACCAGCGCCTACGGCGTCGACGTCAAGTACAAGACCGACTTCTGGAACGGTCGCCCGGTCAAGACCCGCATGCTCGAGCTGTGCGAAGCCCTGAGCAGCCTGGGCGCCTGGGTGCGTCTGCACTACGTCTACCCGTACCCGAACGTCGACGACGTCATCCCGCTGATGGCTGCTGGCAAGATCCTGCCGTACCTGGACATCCCGTTCCAGCACGCCAGCCCCAAGGTACTCAAGTCGATGAAGCGCCCGGCCTTCGAAGATCGCACCCTGGCGCGCATCAAGAACTGGCGCGAACAGTGCCCCGAGCTGGTAATCCGCTCGACCTTCATCGTCGGCTTCCCAGGCGAAACCGAAGAGGACTTCCAGTACCTGCTGGACTGGCTGACCGAGGCCCAGCTCGACCGCGTAGGCTGCTTCCAGTACTCGCCTGTCGAAGGCGCCCCGGCCAACGACCTGGGCCTGGAAGAAGTGCCGGATGACGTCAAGCAGGAGCGCTGGGACCGCTTCATGGCCCACCAGCAGGCAATCAGTGCAGCACGCCTGCAACTGCGCATCGGCAAGGAAATCGAAGTGCTGATCGATGAAGTCGAAGAGCAAGGTTCGGTTGGCCGCAGCTTCTTCGATGCACCGGAAATCGACGGCAGCGTGTTCATCGACGGCGACCACGGCTTCAAGCCGGGCGACAAGGTTCGTTGCCGCGTGGTCGACGCCGACGAGTACGACATGTGGGCAGAGCCCATCTAA
- a CDS encoding GNAT family N-acetyltransferase, which produces MPLAMTLHTPRLNDYPELVQVWEASVRATHDFLPEHYILLLREHVLHRYLDAVMLICCKDKHQRILGFAGVANGQVDMLFVAPESRGMGVGKRLLHYAIDELNAERLDVNEQNPQALGFYLHEGFEVIGRSETDGLGQPYPLLHMRLIRTTS; this is translated from the coding sequence ATGCCGCTGGCAATGACGCTCCACACACCACGTTTGAACGACTACCCCGAACTGGTCCAGGTCTGGGAAGCCTCTGTTCGCGCCACTCACGACTTTCTGCCTGAGCACTACATCCTGCTGTTGCGTGAACATGTCCTGCACCGCTACCTCGATGCTGTGATGCTGATCTGCTGCAAAGACAAGCACCAGCGCATTCTTGGATTTGCCGGCGTGGCCAATGGGCAGGTCGACATGCTGTTCGTCGCACCCGAAAGCCGAGGCATGGGCGTCGGCAAGCGGCTGCTGCACTACGCCATCGACGAGCTGAATGCCGAGCGTCTGGATGTCAACGAGCAGAACCCGCAGGCCTTGGGTTTCTACCTGCACGAAGGGTTTGAAGTCATCGGACGCTCGGAAACCGACGGGCTGGGGCAGCCTTACCCGCTGCTGCACATGAGGCTGATTCGTACAACGTCCTAA
- a CDS encoding rRNA pseudouridine synthase: MSEPVRLSKRLIEQLGCSRREAELYIEGGWVTVDGVVVEQPQFKVDSQRIELLPGARAEALEPVTLLMNQPANVDSETARASMNMGNLSEAHREGVRPLHGHFSRLSCIAPLERGASGLQVFTQDWRATRKIDADLRRMEQEYIIEVRGETTPQALERLARGATRNDRELPKAKASWQNETHLRMALKNPQPGQIAELCAYLRLEVLGMRRIRLGGVSMGKLPLGQWRYLAGTERF; the protein is encoded by the coding sequence ATGTCTGAACCCGTCCGCCTGTCCAAACGCCTGATCGAGCAACTCGGCTGCTCACGCCGCGAAGCCGAGCTGTATATCGAAGGTGGCTGGGTCACGGTCGATGGCGTGGTGGTCGAGCAGCCCCAATTCAAGGTCGACAGCCAGCGCATCGAACTGCTGCCCGGAGCACGCGCCGAGGCGCTGGAGCCGGTCACCCTGTTGATGAACCAGCCGGCCAATGTCGACAGCGAAACCGCGCGCGCCAGCATGAACATGGGCAACCTCAGCGAAGCCCACCGCGAAGGTGTGCGCCCCTTGCACGGGCACTTTTCCCGGCTCTCCTGCATCGCACCACTCGAGCGGGGTGCCAGCGGCCTGCAGGTATTCACCCAGGACTGGCGGGCAACCCGCAAAATCGACGCCGACCTGCGTCGCATGGAACAGGAATACATCATCGAAGTTCGCGGCGAGACCACGCCACAGGCGCTGGAACGCCTGGCCCGTGGCGCCACGCGCAATGACCGGGAGCTACCCAAGGCCAAGGCCAGCTGGCAGAACGAGACCCACCTGCGCATGGCCCTGAAGAACCCGCAACCAGGGCAGATCGCCGAACTGTGCGCCTACCTGCGCCTGGAGGTGCTCGGCATGCGCCGCATCCGCCTGGGCGGCGTGTCCATGGGCAAACTACCACTGGGCCAATGGCGCTATCTGGCCGGTACCGAACGTTTCTAA
- a CDS encoding DUF1456 family protein, which produces MNHNDVLRSLRYMLKVNDAKMVEIIGLSGLEVHPVVLATYLKKEDEAGFVRCPERVMAHFLDGLVIYRRGKDDSRPPLPVELPVTNNTVLKKLRVAFELKEEDLHAILKSVNFPVSKPELSALFRKVGHDNYRPCGDQLLRNFLKGLTLRVRG; this is translated from the coding sequence ATGAACCACAACGACGTCCTGCGCAGCCTGCGCTACATGCTCAAGGTGAACGACGCCAAGATGGTCGAGATCATCGGGCTGTCTGGCCTCGAAGTGCACCCGGTGGTACTCGCCACCTACCTGAAGAAAGAGGACGAGGCAGGCTTCGTGCGTTGCCCCGAGCGGGTCATGGCACATTTCCTCGACGGCCTGGTGATCTACCGTCGCGGCAAGGACGACAGCCGCCCACCGCTGCCAGTCGAGCTGCCCGTGACCAACAACACCGTCCTCAAGAAGCTGCGGGTGGCCTTCGAGCTCAAGGAAGAAGACCTGCACGCGATCCTCAAGTCGGTCAACTTCCCAGTGTCCAAACCTGAACTCAGCGCCCTGTTCCGCAAGGTCGGCCATGACAACTACCGCCCTTGCGGCGACCAGTTGCTGCGCAACTTCCTCAAGGGCCTGACCCTGCGCGTGCGCGGCTGA
- the tsaA gene encoding tRNA (N6-threonylcarbamoyladenosine(37)-N6)-methyltransferase TrmO, whose product MQHTVSPVGIVRSCFKEKFAIPRQPRLAPAARGVLELLPPYDQGEAVAGLEQVSHVWLLFLFHQALEDKPRLKVRPPRLGGNKSMGVFATRATHRPNGIGQSVVRLEAVEPGRLLLSGIDLLDGTPVLDIKPYVPYADSIAEAQNLMAGDAPEAIDVSWSDSALRQAREHALRLGEPLVELIEQCLGQDPRPAYQVPPPERVYGVKFWDVQVRWQYPQPDVIRVQEVVLDC is encoded by the coding sequence ATGCAACATACGGTTTCGCCCGTTGGCATCGTGCGCTCCTGCTTCAAGGAGAAGTTCGCGATTCCCCGCCAACCCCGCCTGGCACCCGCGGCGAGGGGCGTTCTCGAGCTGCTGCCACCCTACGATCAAGGCGAGGCAGTGGCAGGCCTGGAACAGGTAAGCCATGTCTGGTTGCTATTCCTGTTCCACCAGGCGCTGGAGGACAAGCCCCGCCTGAAAGTGCGCCCACCCCGCCTCGGCGGCAACAAAAGCATGGGCGTGTTCGCCACCCGTGCTACCCACCGGCCCAATGGCATCGGCCAGTCGGTGGTTCGTCTGGAAGCCGTGGAGCCAGGGCGCCTGCTGCTGTCGGGAATCGACCTGCTCGATGGCACACCTGTGCTGGACATCAAACCCTATGTGCCCTACGCCGACAGCATTGCCGAGGCGCAGAACCTGATGGCTGGCGATGCGCCTGAGGCCATCGACGTGAGCTGGAGCGACAGTGCGTTGCGCCAGGCCAGGGAGCATGCTTTGCGCTTGGGAGAGCCTCTGGTCGAGCTGATAGAGCAGTGCCTCGGGCAGGACCCACGGCCAGCGTATCAGGTACCGCCGCCGGAACGGGTGTATGGGGTAAAGTTCTGGGATGTGCAGGTCAGGTGGCAGTATCCGCAGCCGGATGTGATCCGGGTGCAGGAGGTTGTGCTGGACTGCTGA
- the fpr gene encoding ferredoxin-NADP reductase, giving the protein MSNMNHERVLSVHHWNDTLFSFKCTRDPGLRFENGQFVMIGLQQDSGRPLMRAYSIASPNWEEHLEFFSIKVPDGPLTSQLQHLKEGDEIIISKKPTGTLVLDDLNPGKHLYLLSTGTGLAPFMSVIQDPETYERFEKVILVHGVRYVNEVAYREFITEHLPQNEFFGEAVRDKLIYYPTVTREPFENQGRLTDLMRSGKLFSDIGLPPINPQDDRAMICGSPSMLDETSEVLDSFGLKISARMREPGDYLIERAFVEK; this is encoded by the coding sequence ATGAGCAACATGAACCACGAACGTGTCCTCAGTGTGCACCACTGGAACGACACCCTGTTCAGCTTCAAGTGCACCCGTGACCCGGGCCTGCGCTTCGAGAACGGTCAGTTCGTGATGATCGGCCTGCAACAGGACAGCGGCCGTCCGCTCATGCGCGCCTATTCCATCGCTTCGCCGAACTGGGAAGAGCATCTGGAGTTCTTCAGCATCAAGGTGCCGGATGGTCCGCTGACCTCCCAACTGCAGCACCTGAAGGAAGGCGACGAGATCATCATCAGCAAGAAGCCTACCGGCACCCTGGTACTCGATGACCTGAACCCAGGCAAGCACCTGTACCTGCTGAGCACCGGCACTGGCCTGGCGCCGTTCATGAGCGTCATTCAGGACCCGGAAACCTACGAGCGCTTCGAGAAAGTGATTCTGGTCCACGGCGTGCGTTACGTGAACGAAGTGGCTTACCGCGAGTTCATCACCGAGCACCTGCCGCAGAACGAGTTCTTCGGTGAAGCGGTTCGTGACAAGCTGATCTACTACCCGACCGTTACCCGTGAACCGTTCGAGAACCAGGGCCGCCTGACCGACCTGATGCGCAGCGGCAAGCTGTTCAGCGACATCGGTCTGCCACCGATCAACCCGCAGGACGACCGCGCGATGATCTGCGGCAGCCCGAGCATGCTCGACGAGACCAGCGAAGTGCTGGACAGCTTCGGCCTGAAGATCTCCGCGCGTATGCGTGAGCCAGGTGACTACCTGATCGAGCGTGCCTTCGTCGAGAAGTAA
- the finR gene encoding LysR family transcriptional regulator FinR: protein MRFTLRQLQVFVAVAQHQSVSRAASLLALSQSAASTSITELERQSSCQLFDRAGKRLSLNALGHQLLPQAVALLDQAKEIEDLLNGKSGFGSLAVGATLTIGNYLATLLIGSFMQVHPESQVKLHVQNTAHIVQQVAHYEIDLGLIEGDCNHPDLEVQPWVEDELVVFCAPQHPLAKLGRADVQTLSQEAWILREQGSGTRLTFDQAMRHHRANLNIRLELEHTEAIKRAVESGLGIGCISRLALRDAFRRGSLVPVETPELDLMRQFYFIWHKQKYQTSAMREFLELCRNFTAGFTRSDEIVLPPIA, encoded by the coding sequence ATGCGATTCACACTACGTCAGCTACAGGTCTTCGTCGCCGTCGCTCAGCACCAAAGCGTGTCGCGCGCTGCGAGCTTGCTTGCGCTATCGCAATCAGCTGCCAGTACCTCGATCACTGAACTGGAGCGTCAATCCAGTTGCCAGTTGTTCGACCGTGCCGGCAAGCGCCTGAGCCTCAATGCCTTGGGCCACCAGCTTTTACCCCAGGCTGTCGCTCTGCTCGACCAAGCCAAGGAGATCGAAGACCTGCTCAATGGCAAGTCCGGTTTTGGCTCTCTGGCTGTCGGCGCGACGCTCACCATCGGCAACTACCTGGCAACCTTGCTGATCGGCAGCTTCATGCAGGTGCACCCAGAGAGCCAGGTAAAACTGCACGTGCAGAACACTGCGCATATCGTGCAACAGGTTGCCCATTACGAAATTGATCTGGGTCTAATCGAAGGTGACTGCAACCACCCGGACCTCGAAGTGCAGCCCTGGGTCGAGGATGAACTGGTGGTGTTCTGCGCCCCCCAACACCCACTGGCCAAGCTTGGCCGCGCAGATGTCCAGACGCTCTCGCAGGAAGCCTGGATTCTCCGCGAACAGGGCTCCGGCACCCGGCTGACGTTCGACCAAGCCATGCGCCATCACCGCGCCAACCTGAACATTCGCCTAGAGCTTGAGCACACCGAGGCGATCAAACGTGCCGTGGAGTCGGGGCTGGGCATCGGTTGCATCTCACGCCTGGCGCTGCGCGACGCATTTCGTCGAGGAAGCCTGGTGCCGGTGGAAACCCCCGAGCTGGACTTGATGCGCCAGTTCTACTTCATCTGGCACAAGCAGAAATACCAGACCTCGGCCATGCGCGAGTTTCTCGAACTGTGCCGCAATTTCACCGCAGGCTTTACCCGCAGCGACGAAATCGTCCTGCCGCCGATCGCTTAA
- a CDS encoding diacylglycerol kinase, which produces MSPFKGQTGLKRIVNAAGYSLDGLRTAFKGEAAFRQLVLLNVLLIPIAFWLPVTRAERAIMIAVCLLGLIVELFNSAVEAAIDRISLERHPLSKNAKDMGSAAQLVALTMVAVVWGVILL; this is translated from the coding sequence ATGTCGCCATTCAAAGGCCAGACTGGCCTCAAACGTATCGTCAATGCTGCCGGTTACTCGCTCGATGGCCTGCGCACCGCGTTCAAGGGCGAGGCTGCGTTCCGCCAGTTGGTACTGCTCAATGTGCTGTTGATTCCGATCGCTTTCTGGCTGCCGGTTACTCGTGCAGAGCGGGCAATCATGATTGCGGTCTGCCTGTTGGGCTTGATCGTCGAGTTGTTCAACTCGGCGGTGGAAGCTGCGATCGACCGTATCTCGCTGGAGCGCCACCCCTTGTCGAAGAACGCCAAGGACATGGGCAGCGCCGCACAACTGGTAGCGCTGACCATGGTGGCGGTGGTCTGGGGTGTGATTCTGCTTTAA
- the erdR gene encoding response regulator transcription factor ErdR: protein MATYEILIADDHPLFRSALRQAVTLGLGPDVRLVEVASIAELETRLSEKADWDLVLLDLNMPGAYGFSGLVLLRGQYPQIPVVMVSAQEEAAVVVKSREFGASGFIPKSSELSKIQEAVQKVLDGDVWWPPQAFEKVDVSAEAKAASEGLASLTPQQFRVLTMVCEGLLNKQIAYELNVSEATIKAHVTAIFRKLGVRTRTQAALLLQQLESVAAS, encoded by the coding sequence ATGGCCACTTACGAAATCCTGATTGCCGATGACCACCCGCTGTTTCGCAGCGCTCTGCGCCAGGCGGTAACGCTGGGCCTGGGCCCGGACGTACGCCTGGTAGAAGTAGCGAGCATCGCCGAACTGGAAACCCGCCTCAGCGAAAAAGCCGACTGGGATTTGGTCCTGCTGGACCTGAACATGCCCGGTGCTTACGGCTTCTCCGGCCTGGTGCTGCTGCGCGGCCAGTACCCGCAAATTCCAGTGGTGATGGTTTCGGCCCAGGAAGAAGCGGCCGTGGTGGTGAAGTCCAGAGAATTCGGCGCCAGTGGTTTCATTCCCAAGTCCAGCGAGCTGAGCAAGATCCAGGAAGCTGTGCAGAAAGTGCTCGACGGTGATGTCTGGTGGCCGCCGCAAGCGTTCGAAAAGGTCGATGTCTCTGCCGAAGCCAAGGCCGCAAGTGAAGGTCTGGCCAGCCTGACCCCGCAGCAGTTCCGCGTATTGACCATGGTCTGCGAAGGGTTGCTGAACAAGCAGATCGCCTACGAGCTGAATGTGTCCGAGGCCACCATCAAGGCCCACGTCACGGCGATCTTCCGTAAACTGGGCGTGCGTACTCGAACCCAGGCTGCATTGCTGTTGCAACAACTGGAATCAGTTGCGGCTAGCTAA
- a CDS encoding tRNA-uridine aminocarboxypropyltransferase — MSHAVARLRAERLARSNKPFIARGSRAERCPDCRVIATHCLCAWKPRVDADSGVCLLMHDTEPLKPTNTGWLIADLIEDTSAFGWLRTSVDDRLLALLEDPQWQPYIVFPGEFVAQERVVSEVVREPGKRPLFILLDATWTEARKMFRKSPYLDRFPVLSLQAEQMSRYRLRRSKRDDHFCTAEVAAMCLELAGDSQASQALDAYLDVFSLHYLSGKRRLPLDEQDDTHQRLHTFL; from the coding sequence ATGAGCCATGCGGTAGCGCGCCTGCGCGCCGAACGCCTGGCACGCAGCAACAAACCCTTCATCGCCCGTGGTTCACGTGCCGAGCGGTGTCCCGACTGCCGGGTGATCGCCACCCACTGCCTGTGCGCCTGGAAGCCTCGGGTCGACGCCGACTCTGGCGTGTGCCTGCTGATGCACGATACCGAGCCACTGAAACCGACCAATACCGGTTGGCTGATCGCCGACCTGATCGAAGACACGTCCGCGTTTGGCTGGTTGCGCACATCGGTTGACGACCGTCTGTTGGCGCTGCTCGAAGACCCGCAATGGCAGCCCTACATCGTGTTTCCAGGCGAATTCGTGGCGCAAGAGCGTGTGGTCAGCGAAGTCGTGCGAGAACCGGGCAAGCGCCCGCTGTTCATTCTGCTCGATGCCACCTGGACCGAAGCACGCAAGATGTTTCGCAAGAGCCCCTACCTTGATCGCTTCCCGGTCCTGAGCCTTCAGGCCGAGCAGATGTCGCGCTATCGCCTGCGCCGCTCCAAGCGTGACGATCATTTCTGTACCGCCGAAGTGGCGGCCATGTGCCTGGAGCTCGCGGGTGACAGCCAGGCCTCCCAGGCCCTGGACGCCTACCTGGACGTGTTCAGTCTGCATTACCTGAGCGGAAAGCGTCGCCTGCCGCTGGATGAGCAGGATGACACCCATCAGCGTTTGCATACCTTCCTATAG
- a CDS encoding quorum-sensing-regulated virulence factor family protein has product MLRLIVPTLSLLLTLPLAAQAASKQEFELNKLLQKVAKESSVGTPRAINEDILDQGYTVEGKALVNHLSVRAEHAARMQENPAQVRSQLGDSVCRNSGYRNLMSKGAVMVYRFTVYKTNQPVMDQAFDAASCSAGNKKK; this is encoded by the coding sequence ATGCTGCGTCTTATTGTCCCGACCCTGAGCCTGTTGCTCACCCTGCCCCTGGCTGCCCAGGCGGCGTCCAAGCAGGAGTTCGAGCTGAACAAGCTGCTGCAGAAGGTCGCCAAGGAAAGCAGCGTAGGCACACCTCGCGCCATCAACGAAGACATCCTCGATCAGGGTTACACCGTCGAAGGCAAGGCGCTGGTCAACCACCTAAGCGTGCGCGCCGAACACGCCGCACGCATGCAGGAAAACCCGGCGCAAGTGCGCAGCCAGCTGGGTGACAGCGTGTGCCGCAACAGCGGCTACCGCAATCTGATGTCCAAGGGCGCGGTGATGGTGTATCGCTTCACGGTCTACAAGACCAACCAACCCGTCATGGACCAGGCATTCGACGCCGCCAGCTGCTCCGCCGGAAACAAGAAGAAGTAA
- a CDS encoding LOG family protein, translating into MPYQPNELLSKHFRDSGIDLNKIDEQLQLVAPDSPNMPLYRDMMLTVLRMAHDDTDRWSAKITLQALRELDHSFRTLQHYKGRRKVTVFGSARTPLEHPMYALARELGATLARSDMMVITGAGGGIMAAAHEGAGSEHSLGFNITLPFEQHANATVGGTDKLLPFHFFFIRKLFFVKEADALVLCPGGFGTLDEALEVLTLIQTGKSPLVPVVLLDSPGGSFWHDALDFFSRQLEENRYILPSDLKLLRLVHSADEAVEEINQFYSNYHSSRWLKNQFVIRMHHALSDAALYEIQEGFADLRLSGKYHQHPDSGTEHEPGKFSHLTRLSFAFNGRDQGRLRELVDFINLPENWAKPEPMHTTQRAREALKVS; encoded by the coding sequence ATGCCTTACCAACCGAACGAGCTCTTGTCCAAACACTTCAGGGACAGCGGCATCGACCTGAACAAGATCGACGAACAACTGCAACTGGTCGCCCCCGACAGCCCCAACATGCCCTTGTATCGCGACATGATGTTGACCGTCCTGCGCATGGCCCACGATGACACTGATCGCTGGAGCGCCAAGATCACCCTGCAAGCCCTGCGCGAACTGGACCATTCCTTCCGTACCCTTCAACACTACAAAGGCCGCCGCAAGGTCACGGTGTTCGGCTCGGCCCGCACACCGCTGGAACACCCGATGTACGCGCTGGCTCGCGAGCTCGGTGCTACCTTGGCCCGTTCCGACATGATGGTCATCACCGGCGCGGGAGGCGGCATCATGGCCGCAGCCCACGAGGGCGCTGGCAGTGAACACAGCCTGGGCTTCAACATCACCCTCCCGTTCGAGCAGCACGCCAACGCCACAGTGGGCGGCACCGACAAGCTGCTGCCATTCCACTTCTTCTTCATTCGCAAACTGTTCTTCGTCAAGGAAGCCGACGCCCTGGTGCTGTGCCCAGGTGGCTTCGGTACGCTGGATGAAGCACTTGAAGTGCTGACCTTGATCCAGACCGGAAAGAGCCCACTGGTTCCGGTGGTGCTGCTTGACTCGCCAGGTGGCAGTTTCTGGCACGATGCCCTGGACTTCTTTAGTCGCCAGCTGGAAGAGAACCGCTACATTCTGCCCAGCGACCTGAAGCTACTCCGGCTTGTCCACTCTGCCGACGAAGCGGTGGAAGAAATCAACCAGTTCTACAGCAACTACCACTCCAGCCGCTGGCTGAAGAATCAGTTCGTGATTCGCATGCATCATGCGCTGAGCGATGCCGCGCTGTATGAAATCCAGGAGGGGTTCGCCGATCTGCGCCTGAGTGGCAAGTATCACCAACATCCCGACAGTGGTACTGAACACGAGCCAGGCAAATTCAGCCATTTGACGCGGCTGAGCTTCGCCTTCAACGGCCGCGACCAGGGCCGCCTGCGCGAGCTGGTGGACTTTATCAATCTGCCGGAAAACTGGGCCAAGCCTGAGCCGATGCACACGACCCAACGGGCCAGGGAGGCCTTGAAGGTAAGCTGA
- the recX gene encoding recombination regulator RecX — MSVVLDTPVAVRRTAMDLLARREHGRVELTRKLRQRGAPDELIEPALDRLAEEGLLSEARYLESFIRYRSNSGYGPARIREELGQRGLDRSDIDQALRDSEVNWSERLQDVWQRKFAGQLPHDPRSRAQQTRFLAYRGFSMEMIGRLLSGRGLDDY; from the coding sequence ATGTCCGTCGTACTCGACACTCCCGTCGCCGTTCGGCGGACAGCCATGGACCTGCTCGCGCGTCGCGAGCACGGTCGTGTCGAGCTGACGCGCAAGCTGCGTCAGCGCGGCGCACCGGATGAACTGATCGAGCCTGCACTCGATCGACTCGCTGAAGAGGGGCTGCTCAGTGAAGCCCGCTATCTCGAAAGTTTCATCCGATACCGTTCCAACTCTGGTTATGGCCCCGCACGTATTCGTGAGGAGCTAGGCCAGCGTGGCTTGGACCGCAGCGACATCGACCAGGCACTGCGCGATAGCGAAGTGAATTGGTCGGAGCGATTGCAGGATGTCTGGCAGCGCAAGTTTGCCGGGCAACTACCCCACGACCCTCGCAGCCGTGCACAGCAGACCCGATTTCTTGCCTACCGTGGTTTCTCCATGGAGATGATCGGCCGACTGCTGAGCGGACGCGGGTTGGACGATTACTGA
- the recA gene encoding recombinase RecA, with the protein MDDNKKRALAAALGQIERQFGKGAVMRMGDHERQAIPAISTGSLGLDIALGIGGLPKGRIVEIYGPESSGKTTLTLSVIAEAQKNGATCAFVDAEHALDPEYAGKLGVNVDDLLVSQPDTGEQALEITDMLVRSNAVDVIIVDSVAALVPKAEIEGEMGDMHVGLQARLMSQALRKITGNIKNANCLVIFINQIRMKIGVMFGSPETTTGGNALKFYASVRLDIRRTGAVKEGDEVVGSETRVKIVKNKVSPPFRQAEFQILYGKGIYRNGEIIDLGVSQGLVEKSGAWYSYQGNKIGQGKANAAKFLQENPAVGAEIEKLIREKLLNAGAVAAAGKAAAAEADADDMADADAGY; encoded by the coding sequence ATGGACGACAACAAGAAGCGCGCCTTGGCTGCGGCCCTGGGTCAAATCGAACGCCAATTCGGCAAGGGCGCGGTCATGCGTATGGGCGACCATGAGCGTCAGGCCATCCCCGCTATCTCCACCGGCTCCCTGGGTCTGGACATCGCCCTTGGCATCGGCGGCCTGCCAAAAGGCCGTATCGTCGAAATCTACGGTCCGGAATCGTCGGGTAAGACTACCCTGACCCTGTCGGTCATCGCCGAAGCCCAGAAGAACGGCGCCACCTGCGCCTTCGTCGACGCCGAACACGCCCTTGACCCTGAATACGCTGGCAAGCTGGGCGTCAATGTCGACGACCTGCTGGTCTCGCAGCCGGACACCGGCGAACAGGCTCTGGAAATCACCGACATGCTGGTGCGCTCCAATGCCGTTGACGTGATCATCGTCGACTCCGTTGCAGCCCTGGTACCGAAGGCTGAAATCGAAGGCGAAATGGGCGACATGCACGTGGGCTTGCAAGCCCGCCTGATGTCCCAGGCCCTGCGTAAAATTACCGGTAACATCAAGAATGCCAACTGCCTGGTCATCTTCATCAACCAGATCCGTATGAAGATCGGTGTGATGTTCGGTAGCCCGGAAACCACCACGGGTGGTAACGCCCTGAAGTTCTACGCTTCTGTGCGCCTGGACATCCGTCGTACTGGCGCGGTCAAGGAAGGCGATGAGGTGGTCGGTAGCGAAACCCGCGTCAAGATCGTCAAGAACAAGGTCTCGCCTCCATTCCGTCAGGCCGAATTCCAGATCCTTTACGGCAAGGGTATCTACCGCAACGGTGAAATCATCGACCTGGGCGTTTCCCAAGGCCTGGTGGAAAAATCCGGTGCCTGGTACAGCTACCAGGGCAACAAGATTGGCCAGGGCAAGGCTAACGCCGCCAAGTTCCTGCAAGAGAACCCGGCCGTTGGCGCCGAGATCGAGAAGCTGATTCGCGAGAAACTGCTGAATGCAGGTGCTGTTGCCGCCGCTGGCAAGGCCGCGGCCGCTGAAGCCGATGCCGACGATATGGCTGACGCCGACGCCGGTTATTGA